From a region of the Paenibacillus sp. R14(2021) genome:
- the nuoL gene encoding NADH-quinone oxidoreductase subunit L: protein MDTMFSQMAWLIPLFPFLAFLVLLAFGRSSRMLGVLLGSISSFAGFVLALLVLIEHMRDGATYYQYSFKWIEAGGVTFYAGFEVTNLSALMLLVVTTVSFLVNVYSAGYMKKDERISVFYSYVALFTFSMLGLVLADNMLTLYIFWELVGVCSFLLVGFWFSKPAAKAAAKKAFIVTRIGDAGLLLGILLLYWYMPDHALDFVRIGNAFEGGTGVIAAGVTTWIAVLIFVGAVGKSGQFPLHVWLPDAMEGPTPISALIHAATMVAAGVYLVARTFDIFQASQTAMDIVAYVGGFTAIFAATIGVAQNDIKRILAYSTVSQLGYMMMALGLNSLTGGIFHLFTHAFFKALLFLGAGSVIHAVHTQNIQEMGGLGSKMRITAWTFGIGTLALAGIPPFSGFWSKDMILNIALQEKPVLFVAGVIAAFFTAFYMSRLYFLVFMGKPKGEQHAHESPSSMTVPLIVLAVLAVVAGFIQTPWNDTLGTWLTGGEEQENGGGGLVMVISSAVGLLGLYLGWLVFVKGMISRDFVSSRIPWLVTLLERKYYMDELYELLLIKPLRGLGLLLNAVDDYIVDGIVRITGGAAVLLGKGGTRIQNGQVQTYGLITLLGLVILIATVALRRFW, encoded by the coding sequence ATGGATACGATGTTTTCGCAGATGGCCTGGCTTATTCCGCTCTTTCCTTTTCTCGCGTTTCTAGTGCTTCTCGCGTTCGGCCGTTCCTCGCGGATGCTCGGTGTTCTGCTCGGTTCGATTAGCTCGTTTGCAGGATTCGTGCTTGCGCTGCTCGTCTTGATCGAGCATATGAGAGACGGTGCAACGTACTACCAATATTCATTCAAATGGATCGAAGCGGGCGGCGTGACGTTCTACGCGGGCTTCGAAGTGACGAACCTGTCGGCGCTTATGCTGTTGGTCGTCACGACGGTCAGCTTCCTCGTGAATGTGTACTCGGCCGGCTATATGAAGAAGGATGAGCGGATTTCCGTCTTCTACAGCTATGTGGCGCTCTTTACCTTCTCCATGCTGGGCCTGGTGCTGGCGGACAACATGCTGACGCTTTATATTTTCTGGGAGCTCGTCGGCGTCTGCTCGTTCCTGCTTGTCGGCTTCTGGTTCAGCAAGCCGGCGGCAAAGGCAGCGGCGAAGAAGGCGTTTATCGTGACGCGGATCGGCGATGCGGGCCTGCTGCTCGGCATTCTGCTGCTGTACTGGTACATGCCGGATCACGCGCTTGATTTCGTGCGGATCGGCAATGCGTTCGAAGGCGGTACAGGCGTGATCGCCGCGGGCGTAACGACTTGGATAGCCGTCTTGATTTTCGTTGGGGCCGTCGGTAAATCCGGTCAATTCCCGCTGCATGTGTGGCTTCCCGATGCAATGGAGGGCCCGACCCCGATCAGCGCGCTCATCCATGCCGCTACGATGGTTGCTGCGGGTGTCTATCTCGTTGCTCGGACTTTTGATATCTTTCAAGCTTCGCAGACGGCGATGGATATCGTGGCGTACGTCGGCGGATTTACCGCGATTTTCGCGGCGACGATCGGCGTAGCCCAGAACGATATTAAACGGATTCTCGCCTACTCCACGGTCAGCCAGCTGGGCTATATGATGATGGCGCTTGGGCTAAATTCGCTCACGGGAGGCATTTTCCACCTGTTCACGCACGCGTTCTTCAAGGCGCTGCTGTTTCTGGGAGCGGGCAGCGTGATTCATGCCGTGCATACGCAGAACATTCAGGAAATGGGCGGCCTTGGCTCCAAAATGCGAATCACAGCATGGACGTTCGGCATCGGCACGCTTGCGCTCGCAGGCATCCCGCCGTTTTCGGGCTTCTGGTCGAAGGACATGATTCTCAATATTGCGCTGCAAGAGAAACCGGTGCTGTTCGTGGCCGGCGTTATAGCCGCGTTCTTCACGGCGTTCTATATGTCGCGGCTCTACTTCCTTGTCTTCATGGGTAAGCCCAAGGGCGAGCAGCATGCGCACGAGTCGCCGTCCTCGATGACCGTTCCGCTTATCGTGCTAGCCGTGCTTGCGGTCGTTGCGGGGTTCATCCAGACGCCGTGGAACGATACGCTGGGCACTTGGCTGACGGGCGGCGAGGAACAGGAGAACGGCGGCGGAGGGCTGGTTATGGTCATCTCTTCGGCGGTTGGCCTGTTGGGACTCTACTTGGGCTGGCTCGTCTTCGTCAAAGGCATGATTTCGCGTGATTTTGTTTCTTCGCGGATACCATGGCTCGTCACGCTGCTGGAACGCAAATATTATATGGATGAGCTCTACGAGCTGCTGCTCATTAAACCGCTGCGCGGCCTTGGGCTGCTGCTGAACGCCGTTGACGACTATATCGTGGACGGTATCGTCCGCATCACGGGTGGTGCGGCGGTGCTGCTAGGTAAAGGCGGCACGCGCATACAGAACGGCCAGGTGCAGACGTACGGCTTGATCACGCTGCTCGGACTTGTCATTCTAATCGCCACAGTCGCGCTAAGGAGGTTCTGGTAA
- the nuoK gene encoding NADH-quinone oxidoreductase subunit NuoK, translating into MLSSYLTMAAILFCIGLYGALVKRNAVIVLLSIELMLNAVNLNLVAFSKYGVVPSLTGQMFTLFSIAVAAAEAAVGIAVLIALYRARGTVNVDDYDEMRR; encoded by the coding sequence ATGTTATCCTCATATTTAACCATGGCGGCTATCTTGTTCTGCATTGGGCTGTACGGCGCGCTTGTGAAACGCAATGCGGTCATCGTGCTGCTATCCATCGAACTGATGCTTAATGCCGTCAATCTGAATCTGGTCGCGTTCTCCAAATACGGCGTCGTGCCTTCCTTGACGGGCCAGATGTTCACGCTATTCAGCATTGCCGTTGCTGCAGCGGAGGCTGCCGTAGGCATCGCGGTGCTCATCGCCTTGTACCGGGCACGCGGAACGGTCAATGTGGACGATTACGACGAGATGAGGAGGTAA
- a CDS encoding NADH-quinone oxidoreductase subunit J, giving the protein MFNFNFSGEFVGFFIFSVMIISGAVLMVSFTKVVHMVVSLAAVFIGIAGMFVLLEAEFLAFVQVLIYAGAVSILMIFGIMMTKHGEVEAERARSLQETLTAIGALALFGILFYAIRQSDFPEPQPSQQQTLDNTLEIGKQLFSSYVVPFELVSVLLTVAFIGAIVLAKKEAD; this is encoded by the coding sequence ATGTTCAATTTCAATTTCAGCGGCGAATTTGTCGGCTTCTTCATTTTCTCCGTCATGATTATAAGCGGTGCAGTGCTGATGGTCAGCTTTACGAAGGTCGTGCATATGGTCGTTTCGCTGGCTGCCGTATTCATTGGCATCGCGGGAATGTTCGTGCTGCTGGAAGCCGAATTTCTGGCATTCGTTCAGGTGTTGATTTATGCCGGCGCCGTCTCGATTTTGATGATTTTCGGCATCATGATGACCAAGCACGGGGAGGTGGAGGCGGAACGCGCCCGCTCGCTGCAGGAGACGCTGACGGCAATCGGTGCGTTGGCGTTATTCGGCATTCTGTTCTATGCGATCCGCCAATCGGACTTTCCGGAGCCCCAGCCTTCGCAGCAGCAAACGTTGGACAATACGCTGGAAATCGGCAAACAGCTGTTCAGCAGCTATGTCGTGCCGTTCGAGCTGGTGTCTGTGCTGCTCACGGTTGCATTTATCGGAGCGATCGTGCTGGCGAAGAAGGAGGCAGATTAG
- the nuoI gene encoding NADH-quinone oxidoreductase subunit NuoI, whose translation MKGLLKGLGVTLKSMTEKKVTTSYPDVPIIMPDRFRGIQHFEPDKCIVCNQCARICPTECITLTGKANPDPEKKGKVIDTYDINFEICILCDLCTEVCPTEAIVMTGNFELASYSRDDLFKDMQWLDENNKHVRQDNNNIGAPAAAKGGAK comes from the coding sequence ATGAAGGGTCTATTAAAAGGGCTTGGCGTAACGCTGAAATCAATGACCGAGAAGAAAGTTACCACCTCCTATCCCGACGTGCCCATCATCATGCCGGACCGTTTTCGCGGCATTCAGCATTTTGAGCCGGACAAATGCATCGTATGCAACCAATGCGCGCGCATTTGCCCGACGGAGTGCATCACGCTGACCGGCAAAGCAAACCCGGATCCGGAGAAGAAGGGGAAGGTCATCGACACGTATGACATCAACTTCGAAATCTGCATCCTCTGCGACCTCTGCACGGAAGTCTGTCCGACGGAAGCGATCGTCATGACGGGCAATTTCGAGCTGGCTTCCTACAGCCGTGATGATTTGTTCAAGGATATGCAATGGCTGGACGAAAACAACAAGCATGTCCGCCAAGACAATAACAACATCGGTGCTCCGGCCGCAGCCAAGGGAGGAGCGAAGTAA
- the nuoH gene encoding NADH-quinone oxidoreductase subunit NuoH — MGAWLEDALTWGHALLFFLWGAILLMIVLGFVTYAIFFERKVIGWMQYRIGPNRVGPWGLLQSVADIFKLLIKEDTIPRKADRALFILAPALAYVPAFAVLAVIPYTQKLYFADINVGLLYYVALSGISTIAIVLGGWSSNNKYALLGGMRSAAQMISYEVPLVISVVGVIMLSGTLNLRSIADQQGDWFWQWNFLPQIIGFIVFIIAAVSELNRTPFDLPEAESELVAGYHVEYSGFRFAFFMLTEYVYVYAIAALTTVLFLGGWHAPFPFLTWVPGIIWFLLKFSSIVFFLFWIRATLPRIRIDQLMGLGWKVLLPVAILNVFLTAVYMELFIKG, encoded by the coding sequence ATGGGAGCTTGGCTTGAAGACGCATTGACCTGGGGCCATGCGCTCCTGTTCTTCCTGTGGGGTGCCATCCTGCTGATGATCGTCCTCGGCTTCGTCACGTACGCGATTTTCTTCGAGCGCAAGGTCATCGGCTGGATGCAGTACCGGATCGGGCCGAACCGGGTTGGACCTTGGGGACTGCTGCAGTCGGTCGCCGATATATTCAAGCTGCTGATCAAGGAGGACACGATTCCCCGCAAGGCGGACAGGGCATTGTTCATACTCGCGCCGGCGCTCGCTTATGTGCCGGCTTTCGCCGTACTTGCGGTCATTCCTTATACGCAGAAGCTGTATTTTGCCGATATTAATGTCGGACTGCTCTATTACGTGGCGCTCTCTGGCATCTCCACGATTGCCATCGTCCTCGGCGGCTGGTCGTCGAATAACAAATACGCGCTGCTTGGGGGCATGCGCTCCGCCGCGCAGATGATCAGCTACGAGGTACCGCTCGTCATCTCCGTCGTCGGCGTCATCATGCTGTCCGGCACGCTGAATCTGCGTTCGATTGCCGATCAGCAGGGCGACTGGTTCTGGCAGTGGAACTTCCTGCCGCAAATCATCGGGTTCATCGTTTTTATTATCGCGGCCGTATCGGAGCTGAACCGCACGCCATTCGACTTGCCTGAGGCCGAGTCCGAGCTCGTCGCAGGCTACCACGTCGAATACAGCGGCTTTCGATTCGCGTTCTTCATGCTGACGGAGTATGTGTACGTGTACGCCATTGCGGCGCTGACGACGGTACTGTTCCTCGGCGGCTGGCATGCGCCGTTCCCGTTCCTGACTTGGGTGCCGGGCATCATCTGGTTCCTGCTCAAATTCTCGTCCATCGTCTTCTTCTTGTTCTGGATTCGCGCGACGCTGCCAAGGATTCGGATCGATCAGCTCATGGGACTCGGTTGGAAGGTGCTGCTGCCGGTTGCGATACTCAATGTATTTCTTACAGCGGTCTACATGGAGCTGTTCATTAAAGGATAG
- a CDS encoding NADH-quinone oxidoreductase subunit D: MIRTEELLLNVGPQHPSTHGVFRIIVKLDGEVITEATPVMGYLHRGTEKLAEELNYTQIIPYTDRMDYVSAMTTNYVLCHAVEKMMGLEVPERAEFMRLIVMELQRIASHLVWWGTYLLDIGAMSPFLFAFRDREIIINLFNELCGARLTYNYMRVGGVKWDAPPGWIDQVRDFIPYMEGKLDEYNRLVSGNEIFLARIKGVGRYDAETAIGYGLSGANLRSTGVNWDLRKDKPYSLYDRFEFDVPLGRTGDCYDRYLIRLEEVRQSLRILKQAVEQFPAPGDVMGKVPRVIRPPAGELYVGIESPRGEIGCHIVSKGKAEPYRLKFRRPSFVNLQILPKLLVGETMTNLITILGGIDIVVGEVDC; encoded by the coding sequence GTGATTCGGACAGAAGAACTGCTGCTTAATGTCGGCCCGCAGCATCCCAGCACGCATGGCGTGTTTCGTATCATCGTTAAGCTTGACGGCGAGGTAATCACGGAAGCGACTCCGGTCATGGGCTACCTGCACCGGGGCACGGAGAAGCTTGCGGAAGAATTGAATTACACGCAGATCATCCCTTATACCGACCGGATGGATTATGTATCGGCCATGACAACCAACTACGTGCTCTGCCATGCCGTCGAGAAAATGATGGGCCTCGAGGTGCCGGAGCGGGCAGAGTTCATGCGGCTGATCGTGATGGAGCTGCAGCGCATCGCGAGCCATCTCGTCTGGTGGGGCACGTATCTGCTGGATATCGGCGCGATGAGCCCGTTTCTATTTGCGTTTCGCGACCGGGAAATCATCATTAATCTCTTCAACGAGCTGTGCGGCGCTCGGCTTACCTATAACTATATGCGCGTAGGCGGCGTAAAGTGGGATGCCCCTCCCGGCTGGATAGATCAGGTGCGCGATTTCATTCCTTACATGGAAGGCAAGCTGGACGAATACAATCGGCTCGTCAGCGGCAACGAAATTTTCCTCGCCCGGATCAAGGGCGTCGGCCGCTACGATGCGGAAACCGCGATCGGCTATGGACTGTCGGGCGCCAACCTGCGTTCCACGGGCGTGAACTGGGACCTTCGCAAGGATAAGCCGTACAGCTTGTACGACCGATTCGAATTCGATGTGCCGCTCGGCCGGACGGGCGACTGCTACGATCGTTACTTGATCCGGCTTGAAGAAGTACGCCAGTCGCTTCGCATTCTGAAGCAGGCGGTAGAGCAGTTCCCGGCCCCCGGGGACGTCATGGGCAAGGTGCCGCGCGTCATTCGGCCGCCGGCCGGCGAACTGTATGTGGGCATCGAATCGCCGCGCGGTGAAATCGGCTGCCACATCGTTTCCAAAGGCAAGGCGGAGCCGTACCGGCTTAAATTCCGGCGTCCGTCGTTCGTGAACCTGCAGATCCTGCCTAAGCTGCTGGTCGGCGAGACGATGACGAACCTCATTACGATTCTAGGCGGCATCGATATTGTCGTGGGAGAGGTGGACTGTTAA